The region ACTGTGCTTATTTGATTTGTAGAACGATGACGTACTGCTGTTATCTTGCTAGAGGATGAATACGTATTAGCATAATTTAACATTAAACTTAATCGTCTCGTAGCCAAAAAAACAACTCTACAAATAATTAATACTTcttactgtacttttttttttcctaacaaGTTTTGCGATCCAAAATCCAGATATTctatatctaaataaataaacaaagtagaaaaaaataatatttttatattaatggaCCTTCTGTGGAGATGAAATGAAAACGTGCggtatatttttattcagtacGAATAAAATCAGCTGCAGaatttatgtgtaaataaagccttgtttgtaaatgtatttgtgaataaataaaaagggacATTTGCTCTTCTCTGACCTCATTATTCACAGACGTGATGAGAAGGTTGATGAAGCTACACTGCAGTGCATTAAAGTCCTCACTCGCATACTGAAACCTCGCCGAGGTGCGAAGAACCGATTCAGTCACGATTCAGGACCACGCACTTTTCTCAAACAGATCCAAAGATTTTTACAATAATATCTCCACCAACACAATCGTGCTAGTCATCTCGTACATCGCTAACTAACCAAGTCGAGTCTCTGCCATattatagctgcattgcattctgggactttgagtccaGTGTTTGTTCCAATGTCTCCACTAATTCTGTACTGGAtctctcattaatatgatgCTAAACATTGCTGGAAAATAAAcggtgtgtgggggggagatTTTGTTTCGGGGAACTAACTAACTAgtattttttctcatatgaatcaCCATTATATCTAGTATTAACAGTAACAATTAGTGTCCCTGTCAGGGATTTCCCCCGAGCGCgtctttgtttatgttgttttggttcctgtcctgtccttgtgtttcctgttcctacctTGGAATGCCCACCCCAATTCAGAGAGAAAGTTTCACACTTTAATATGAAATACtttatataaagtttataaaaacataaaactccACTGaaattttacacaaaataacaTGAAAAGTCAGAGATAAAATGAAGAGAGGAATAAAgagaagtggagagagagagagagagagaccggttATATGTCATTACCGAGTAAAAGTGTATTTGATGTCATGGCGggttttaaacacacactcctgtgGTGGAACACACGCGTCACACACCAGCACTTTAAAGcaacatgtatttattgattgatttcacattacatgtatctaatatcatgcaATGCCGGTAAAAATCCCCCTAAACACTACAGCTCAGATCACAGTTTAGCTGAATAAGACACTCTCGTCATGAGAACAGGTGATGAAGGTTTAATGCATGTTTCATTAAAAGGCTGTTAAACTCACGTCGTCTCTCCACGCGGCTCTGAAGCATCGTAAACAACACTGACGTGCGGCGTGTCGTTTAAACGCCACGTTTACACAAACCACTCACTCAGCGCAGCAAATCAGAGGCATGGTCCATTATTCTGCCATCAGTTTACTATgcaactaacacacacacacacgcatacacacacacagctataaaacATGCAGCTTTCTCCTACAGTGTGTCCCATGCAACACAAATGCTCTCAAAactcaaatgaataaatatttaacataaatTGTAAAAGAGAATTAATTTAGCCCTGTAGAAGCGatgaatttatttgtataactcGCTTTAACATAAATCCCAAGAAGCGCCTGACATTCATTCACAACGCAAACAAAGGCAAGCAGGAAGTAAAGGAAGACGTCGAATCAGAGTAGAGATGAACACGTCCTGCTTAAACGCTTCCCCTCGTTCACTTCCCTGCAGTTTAGTTCCCTTAGACACCATCTTAAGGGCTTCACCACATGAGATGAGGGTAGGATGAGGGATCgagtcgtcatcatcatcagtgtggACTTTAGGAGCAGAAATTACCCAGAAGGCATTGTTGTTTCCAATATGAGGCAGTTTCCTTTCCAATATGGTGGCCGGAGCGTATTTAAAGtgtaaacatttaacatttctgaGTTACTTCACTGTGCTATTACGCTTCCACAGCAGGCAGTAATTAAAccaggtgtgtgagagtgtgtaaatCTCCACAACTTCAGCTACACTGTTGAGCTCGAGGGTATGAtgaagaccacacacacacacacacacacacacacacacacacacacacacacacacacacacacacatatgtaaagGGAAATGGACGAGGCCGCGTTAACAAAACAATACCAGGTTCCTGTTCGATTCTCATTCGCTCTCCTCCACAATGAAGACACACGACATCTTTGGTTGCGTAAAACCGTAATTCCGTGTGAACGAGACTCTCGGCAAGGAGCCGAACTCCATCAGTGTATCTAACAGTGAAGATGTGCTACAGAAGGCTGGACGCGCCGCCACGCTCGCCGTCTCCGTCTCAGTGCGCGGTGTATGAGATCAGCAGCTACTTTAGCAGGTTTATAAGCACGTAAAGTGGATTTTGTCCAGAAACACagtttagaagaagaagaagaagaagaagaaagatgaGAGAAGCAGCAGTTTGTTCAGGCTACGAGTTTGAAGACAATGCAGAACTCTGATGAAGTCCAATGGCTTGGATTCGTCCAGTTTTGCacttgtgatgtcatcacagtgATCGTTAGCCAAAAAGGTGTAAacgtgtgggtttttttgtgcagaGCTGTCATGCCACCTTGTTAGGTCCCCTTGTTGGTACGTCCCCTTGTTAAGTCGACTGGCTTGCGATCTTCCCTCCGTTCAGCATGGCCGATGCACTGCGGCTCTTCGTCGGAGTTCCGCTTCCGCTTCGTGAGAATTCAGTCATGTCGTGGAGAGAGGGCTCTCTGTACATGgcaactaaacacacacacacacacatttaatacatgtacactgtatggccaaaagtatgtgaatacCCGAAAATTGAACAATACATTCCAATCCATGCCATTAATATTAAGTTGCtttagctgttataatgcgctccactcttctgggaaggctttccactagattttggggcgtggccgtggggatttgtgttctttcagctacaagagcgttagtgaggttgaggtcaggcgctgatgttgatgtgaggaggctccagttccagttcatcccaaaggtgttcagtggggttgaggtcaggttctgtacaggacactcgagttcttctaccttcttccaaccttaaccttccaccatgtcttcatggagctcgctttgtgcactttgtgtcatGCTGGAGAAGTGTTTGGGccacttagttccagtgaagggaaactgtatgTAACGCtacagagacgttctatacaactgtgtgcctCAGATTGGAGTTTAGAgaagaagcacatatgggtgtgatggtcaggggtgcacatacttttggctgtatcGTGCATGAAAGCTCATTACAGCAAACTAACACACTCTAGTCATGTTTATAAATTAAACAGATTTACCAGGTTAGAcagatacagtcccctccgaaagtattggaacagcaaggccaattctattgttctTGCTATaccatgaagacatttgggtttgagatcaaaagattgatatgagacgatagatcaggatttcagctttcatttcctcatatttacatctatacaagttaaacaacttagacatttgaaaaaacaaaaacaaattttgtatcaaaagtataggaacagtatTGTATAATAAGtattgaagtaaatgaaagtaaataacaattaatatttggttgcgtaTCCCTTACTCACAATAACTGCATCAgtcctgcgactcactgacaccaaactgttggtttcttctccTGTGAAGCTTTTGcaggtttttactgcagctagttgtttgtttcggggggtttctcccttcagtctaccatcatgagttccatcatcaataaagattagtgagaatgttccagaagcagccatgcaagcccaagccatgacactatcgccaccatttttcacagaagagcagatcatgaacagatcctttctccacactttggcctttccatcactttggcagaggttcatcttggtttcagatcttttgtggatcatctgtgtatttctttgtgaattccgatctggctttctgattcttactgctgatgagtggtttgcatcttgtggtatggcctctatatttctgctctcaaagtcttctctgaatggtggattgtgagaccttctcccctgccctgtggaggttgttggttaTGTAACTGACTGTTGttaaggggtttttcttcacagatctCACaacgtttctgtcatcagctgttgttgttggtcGACCCATTCattgtctgttgctcagtacaccagcggtttctttctttttcaggacattccagattgcTGTATTGGcaatgcccaatgtttgtgcagtgcctctgataaacttcccctcttttctcagcttcaaaacagcttgcttttctcccacagacagctctctcatcttcatgttagtttatcctttttaacaaaaaatgcagtcttcaaAGGTGAATCCTAGCACTCAAAGCaatagtagacattcagagctattaattgtttaaacaatcaatctaacaggacacacctgtgCACCAAGAAACACCTATTCACATGATCtgatatttttgatcacttgacaAAATGGGCGGGTTCAAACAAAgggccatgttctaagttgctTAAGACATCTAGGTGTAAATATGAtgaaacgaaagctgaaattctgatttgttgtgtcatattcatcttttgacctcaaacccaaatagaattggccttgttgctccaatacttttagaggggACTGTAGATCAGACTGTACATTGAGGTGTATCGGACCATACTGATTGTATTTGCTGACTGTAAAGACGTCACAGACCTTTGAGGGGTTTGGGGATGAAGTGAGCGGCCGGTTTGGTCTTTTTGACGTGGTTCCCTTTCATCACTCGTCCCTCCTTATTGAGGCCAAGGTACCAGGCTCGACCCGACTGCTGCTGCCGGTACAGCATGGACGAGTACGTCACGTAATAATTCTCAAACACGGACTCCTTAAACTTACACTCCGGAGTGAAGTGTTCctgagagacagaccgagaaaATCATAATAACCTTAAACGCAGAAGAAGGAACGTCATTATTACAGCTCatactgtaatactgtatattttaatatctGATATACACAAAGAGAAATAATATTCAAAGCCAGGTCTGTGTAAATATCTGTGTAAAAGTATCTACTCTCTGCTGCACTAAAGTGGTGTAGGTGTTTCCTGTGGAATATGAAACTTGGAacagaaacacattttaataaacGTCACTGCCATATGACAGGAACACTTATTGGCACTGTGCTAAATTATTCATCATGTCAGAACACATTTAATCACAGCAGTGGGTGCTGTCACAACACACACTGATCCGTCAGAGCTGCTCTGTGATTCCTGCATGGCTAATAAACACACGGAGACAGAGAGGACGCCATTAACACcgtttatatttaaaacaagCTGCTTTTAATTCTGAGTTCTGCGTGCACCAATTACATCATAATTACTATGACAACAAAATTCATCTGTTttccaaatacaaataaataactggATTTAACcataaaaataagcaaacaGCAATTTGTGAGTAAATTATGCAAGTAAtaaatgctctgtgtgtgtgagtgtgtgtgtgtgtctgatagaAAAGTAATctacaacagggtggtgtgatgaagtggagttactgttacaacccagacgtttattattttcctataacagcacacccccgagtgttttattcctatttatttcacaagcaactattacaatgtttaatttattaataaatgacacgtcatttttatctgtttgtagTAACATTTAATCGTGTTGTGGAAACCAGTACGTTCAGAAGCTTGCAGAGGTTCTGGCTCATTAAAGGAATCAGTATCAAATTGAATCCTGCTCTCTggtaaacacatacagtatgtagacGCTTAGATAAAGGGTTCTTCACCGGGTTCTTTATATATTAATGGTTCTTAACCTCCTAAGAGTGTTCTAGCTTTGAAACCTTTGAACCCTCTTTCCCTAATGGGGAAAGAACCTATAAGAGTTTCTTCTAGCTAGACCAGTAGAGAGCCCCTAAGCATTCCAGAATGTTTGTAACAGTGGAGGTGAAGGtcatgatggtgtgtgtggaCAGACTCGGGGACGAGATGTAGGTGTGATTGTCTGGGGTACTTACGGAGGTGTACAGGTAGCCCTCGTTGTTCATGGCCAGATAGAGTTTCGTCTGAACGCTCTGTATGGCCACCACACGTAGACCCACCGGGATGAGATTAAACACCGCTGTGGAGTTGAGATAAAGAAGTTCAAAGCGACCCGGTGAGCTGATGGAACAGGTCTGACTCCACGATTCATTTAGTCTTACATAAGTCATTTAGTCAGGAATTTAGTCTTAAAATGACCCGAACATAACATCTTTAATTTTAAACGCTAAAACGTTTTATGTTTCTTTAACTCGGCTCACGTACGGACCATAACTGCTGTCCTCCTCTTTAGTGCCGTCGATGGTTCCGTCTGCTTGGAGCTGCAGGTGAAAGCCCTGACGGCTGCACAGTTTAGTGACGATCCCTTTAAGCTGAGGCTCTGTGGaggtcacacacaaacacggaGCAAACTAAAGTGAaactaatgtttaataatatatCGACTGtgtggaaaagtttacaaacaACCAAGacaccatttttttaaaaaatcacctAACAAGCAGTATGTCACATGTAGTTTGtggcttgtgggcgtggcctgttaTGGGATTTACTTTACTGTATGAAtgacttttctgtaaaatatttacacttCAGCAGgtttcctttatttaaatatatttgatcatgtgtattatattgtatttaacACTCCGGCAGTTGAACGGAGACAAGCAGGAAATGAAGTTAACAACTGGGAACTCGCACCCAGTGTTGGGTTTAAAAACAAGTCCATTATCAGTGTGAGATATTAGAGAAGGGGACAGATTGTTAATAAAACACTATGTGAGTTCTGTGGTTTAGGTTCTGTGAGGAAGGTTGTGAGTGTAAATCCCAACACTGACCACAAACCGTCATCTGTTCAGTGTAACCTGGATTCAGCTGTTACAAAGTTCTCATCACAGTCACTACAGTTTTACTGTAAAATCggattattataaaataaaggaaggttactgagaaaaaagaaaagaacagaaactgACATGGCTCATTCAGGTGCGTGACAGTGGCTATATTTAACTTTGTTGTATGcaacccttttttattttacttttactttttgttAAGGTATCTgtatatgttttaataaaagcaTACCAAAAGATGCTTAATACACACGCATATTTTTagcttcttgtttgtttgtttgtttgttttctttctgttctctgGGAGAATGTAAATGATGACTCTCTGTGagcctaaaaaaaaagaaatgaaaagctaATTACTACCAAGTTGAGGATAATTAGTGCTGGGTGAAATGTTGTGCTGTAAACAgaaacattacagcagctaGTTTTGCTCCTGACTCTCAATGCATGGTTCATGGACTCGGTGCAGAATGGGCGTGTGGGTGGGCAGAAAGAGCCACTGCCCACAGGCTCCACACCACCAGGGGCACTAGTTTATGATGCTTTTGTGTTTATAGTCTCAGATTTACGGATCAGTATGAACAGTGCTGGTGTTAACATCTGTCTCAGGATCAGACAGGAGTGAAAACACGGGGTGGAGGTTATGGGGGATGGGGGTTTTGGGGCACAGGGATATGGGGTAC is a window of Ictalurus furcatus strain D&B chromosome 16, Billie_1.0, whole genome shotgun sequence DNA encoding:
- the fgf13b gene encoding fibroblast growth factor 13b → MAFPLRRSASEPQLKGIVTKLCSRQGFHLQLQADGTIDGTKEEDSSYAVFNLIPVGLRVVAIQSVQTKLYLAMNNEGYLYTSEHFTPECKFKESVFENYYVTYSSMLYRQQQSGRAWYLGLNKEGRVMKGNHVKKTKPAAHFIPKPLKVAMYREPSLHDMTEFSRSGSGTPTKSRSASAMLNGGKIASQST